AATGCCTGCCCGTGAAATCAAGCCCATTCTGGTCCGGTTTGGGTGGGAATCACCAAAAAAATAAGGCGGCCGGAGAACGGTCGCCTTCTGAATCCGGCACCAGCGCCATGGGGCGCCGGCATCGGGGGAGGGAGATGGGACGGGGGAACGCGGGACGGTTACTGGCCGTCGGTGAACTTGTCGGCCGGGGCGGTGCGCTGGCCGTCGGAGTACGGATCCGCTTGGCGCAGGCCGCCGTCGGAGTAAGGATCGGCCTTGCCGGTACGGGCGCCGTCGGTGTACGGGTCAGCCTTGCTGATGGCCTGGCCATCGGTGTACGGATCCGCTTTCTGCATGGCGGCGAAGGCCGGAACGGCGGCGACGGCGATCAGCGAGGCGAGGATGAGGCTCTTGGTTTTCATCGTGAACTCCTTTCAGGAAAGGCGTCGGCATGGCGCGGCTAGAAGGGGGGGAGGTGCCGTGCTGCGGTAACGCGTTGATAGAAGCTTAGTCGTTGCTGTAACGGTAAAAAAGTTGATCTATTAAACTCTTTGTTCAAAAAACAAGAACAATGGTGACCTGCCGGCCGTCGCATTTTTTGCCCAAGTCATTGATTTGCAACATCAATGTGATCCAGGGTCGCAGCCGTGTAAGAGGAAAGTCTGACCAGAACTGCCCGCAAAAAATTCAGCGGCAAGGCGTCGCACTGTGTTGCAGTGCGTTACAGCAAACCAAGCAAACCGCGGAACAGCGCCCGAAAGAGGGCGTTTTTCCCGTTAAACCTTTTAACCCCGATGGCCGTTGTAGGGAACACGGGCGGCGCCATGCCGCTCCTTCGCTGCAAGGAAGGTCACCATGTCCCATACATCCGGTTCCATCGCACATTTCGAGGTGGATGGCCTCGCCTATCAGGCGCGGCTGTTCGCCATGCCGTTTCACGTGCCCGAAAACGGGCGTGTCAGGGCGCACGCGATCGGACGGCCGGACATGCCGTTCAGCGGGGTGCATGTGATGGCCCGGTGGCTGAAGGCGCGTTGCCTGCCTCCGGGCGTGGAACTGGTGATGGCGGACCGGCTGTTCTCGCACGGCGCGATATCGCAGTGGTCGGGCGCCGATGGCGCGCGCGCGGCCAAGGTCCTGTCGCAGGTGGCGCTGGGCGCCAAGGCTGGCCACCGGTTGTGGCGGCGCACGGCTGCCGGCGGCTTCCGGGATGAGACGGCGTTTTTCCTGGGGGCGGCGTTCGTGCAGACCGATGCCGCGCTCGACGACGTCCGCCTGCTGGGCGACCTGGTGCCGGCGTCCGAATGGGCGGCCGTGGCGCATGCCGCGTCCACCATGATGGGCCTGCACCTGTATCGCCCCGACGAGCCCGAGATGCTGGTGGATTGCGCCGTGCTGGCGCCCGCCTGGACGGAGACCGCCGTGGAGCGCGCCGATGGCTACCGTGCGTTGACCCTGCTGCACTCCTTCACCGAAGGCGAGGAGGACATCCACGTCGACATCGAGCTGCTGCCGCCGGGCCAGGTCGTGCTGCAGGTGGAGTCGTGTTCCACGCGCTTCTCCGCGCGCTTCAATCCTGAACTGCTCGGCCGGGACATGACCGATGCGCTGCTGCGCGATGCGCTGGCATTGCAGCACGGCGATCATTCCGCGCTGCACTGACGCCGGGGCGGCAGTCCCGTCCGCTGCTTCGGATCACCTCACTTGGCGGGCGCGTTCCACGGATAGGCCAGCCAGGCATCGAAGCGGCGCGCGAATTCGCCGCTCTCCATCGTCTGCCGCAGCCACTGGTCGACGAAGTTCTTGAACACCACGTCGCGCGGCAGCAGGTAGGCCTTCTCGGAGAAATCGAACGGCGCGTCCGGATGCACGGCGCACAGTTCCGGATGCAGCTTCTGTTGCAGCCGGGTCTCGACCGCATCGGTCATCATCAGGTCGGCGCGGCCGGCGACGATCTCGTTGAAGATCGTCACGTTGTCCGGATACACGCGGATCTGCGCCTGCTTCAGGTGTTCGCGCGCGAACTTCTCGTTGGTGCCGCCCGGGTTGACCACCGCCCGTACGCCGGGCTGGTCGATCTGCGCCAGGGTCTGGAATTTGTCCTGGTTCTCGCAGCGGGCGATCGGCGTCTTGCCGTCGCGCTGGTACGGGATCGAATAGAACGCCTTCTTCTGCCGCTCCAGCGTCACCGAGATGCCGCTCATGGCAATGTCGAAGCGGTCCTCGCCGAAATCGCGCATCAGCGTCGACCACGTGGTCGGCACCACTTCCAGCTTCACGCCGAGCGCCTTCGCCAGCCGTTCGCCCATTTCCACGTCCAGTCCGATGAAGCGGCCGTCGCCGGTCGTCTTATAGCTGAAAGGCTTGTAGTCGCCCGTGGAGCCGACGCGCAGCGTGCCGCGCGCAAGGATCTCGTCGAGGCGGTTGGTGGTCTGCGCCAGGGCCGGTGCGGCAACGCAGG
The sequence above is drawn from the Ralstonia solanacearum K60 genome and encodes:
- a CDS encoding transporter substrate-binding domain-containing protein, whose translation is MFVRFIRITALLLCACVAAPALAQTTNRLDEILARGTLRVGSTGDYKPFSYKTTGDGRFIGLDVEMGERLAKALGVKLEVVPTTWSTLMRDFGEDRFDIAMSGISVTLERQKKAFYSIPYQRDGKTPIARCENQDKFQTLAQIDQPGVRAVVNPGGTNEKFAREHLKQAQIRVYPDNVTIFNEIVAGRADLMMTDAVETRLQQKLHPELCAVHPDAPFDFSEKAYLLPRDVVFKNFVDQWLRQTMESGEFARRFDAWLAYPWNAPAK